One window of Paenibacillus albicereus genomic DNA carries:
- a CDS encoding AraC family transcriptional regulator has translation MLPASSDRQGMLEFSYRSDHPIHQEFHSHSFYEIYYFHEGDCTYLIGNRIYRLEPGDLLLMYGMTLHRPKVSGQAPYVRSIVHFDPEPLRALGGMPSADEGTQRDRPSGPPSPRTGLPGSVPLLQPFEELRNYRLQLRGPLRAEAEELLLRMHRHQQEDSPAAARRLRLAFEDLLCFVYERCREPLLLGAGGGARGSRDKEAIAQETMDYVELHLGEELELGRIAGELHVSRSYLSRSFKEVTGVPLFEYIYRQRINQARIRFLLEPDASVTDVGYAVGFKHPAHFSRLFKRLMGVSPDRYRRGL, from the coding sequence ATGCTTCCGGCCAGCAGCGACCGCCAAGGAATGCTTGAATTCTCTTACCGTTCGGACCATCCCATCCACCAGGAATTCCATTCCCATTCGTTCTACGAAATCTACTATTTTCATGAAGGCGACTGCACCTACCTGATCGGCAACCGGATCTACCGGCTGGAGCCGGGCGACCTGCTGCTGATGTACGGCATGACGCTGCACCGGCCGAAGGTGTCCGGGCAAGCGCCCTACGTGCGCAGCATCGTCCACTTCGACCCGGAGCCGCTGCGCGCGCTCGGGGGGATGCCCTCCGCCGACGAGGGCACGCAGCGGGACCGGCCGAGCGGGCCGCCGTCTCCCCGCACCGGCCTGCCCGGCTCCGTGCCGCTGCTGCAGCCGTTCGAGGAGCTGCGCAACTACCGGCTGCAGCTGCGCGGCCCGCTGCGGGCCGAGGCGGAGGAGCTGCTCCTGCGCATGCACCGGCATCAGCAGGAGGACAGCCCGGCCGCCGCGAGGCGGCTGCGGCTCGCGTTCGAGGACCTGCTCTGCTTCGTCTACGAGCGCTGCCGCGAGCCTTTGCTCCTGGGAGCGGGCGGAGGCGCGCGCGGCTCCCGCGACAAGGAAGCGATCGCCCAGGAGACGATGGACTACGTCGAGCTGCATCTGGGCGAGGAGCTGGAGCTCGGCCGCATCGCCGGCGAGCTGCACGTGAGCCGCTCCTACCTGTCGCGCTCGTTCAAGGAGGTGACCGGCGTGCCGCTGTTCGAGTACATCTACCGCCAGCGCATCAACCAGGCGCGCATCCGCTTCCTGCTGGAGCCGGACGCCTCCGTCACCGACGTCGGCTATGCGGTCGGCTTCAAGCATCCCGCCCACTTCAGCCGCCTGTTCAAGCGGCTCATGGGCGTGTCGCCCGACCGGTACCGGCGGGGATTGTGA